A genome region from Candidatus Hydrogenedentota bacterium includes the following:
- a CDS encoding aspartate carbamoyltransferase catalytic subunit — protein MKTEPLLRWTKKDLIGIRELSRSEIEIILDLTPKFLSVSERASGIKKVPLLQGRLVVNWFHEPSTRTRTSFELAAKRLSADILSITASSLSTVKGETLHDTLANIEAMNTDILVLRHSGAGVPHILAKDHASHIINAGDGRHEHPTQALLDAFTMREEMRRLYNDPNRGLDGIKVALVGDIQHSRVARSNIHALTKLGADVTVCGPATLLPRGIEGFGVKVTTDLGEALENVDVIYALRIQMERQGKALFPSVGEYVRLFRIDRDALCYAPDHAIVMHPGPINRDLELSTEVADGPRSVILKQVTNGVAVRMAVMHVLANAGSSKEL, from the coding sequence ATGAAAACAGAGCCTCTCCTTCGTTGGACTAAAAAAGACCTGATTGGAATCCGAGAATTAAGCCGCAGCGAAATTGAAATCATCTTGGATTTGACGCCTAAATTTCTCTCCGTTTCAGAGCGTGCAAGCGGTATTAAAAAAGTGCCGCTCCTGCAGGGGCGTCTCGTGGTAAACTGGTTTCATGAACCGAGTACGCGAACACGCACTTCCTTTGAGTTGGCTGCGAAGCGGCTCAGCGCCGATATTCTTTCCATTACTGCGTCGTCATTGAGCACCGTCAAAGGGGAAACCCTCCATGACACCCTCGCCAATATTGAAGCGATGAATACGGATATTCTCGTGTTGCGCCACAGCGGTGCCGGTGTACCGCACATTCTTGCTAAAGATCATGCATCCCATATCATCAATGCAGGCGACGGCAGGCACGAACATCCGACGCAAGCCTTGTTGGATGCCTTCACGATGCGCGAGGAAATGCGCAGGCTCTACAATGATCCCAACCGCGGCTTGGACGGGATCAAGGTCGCCCTGGTTGGAGATATTCAACATAGCCGCGTCGCACGGAGCAACATACACGCCCTGACTAAACTGGGCGCAGACGTGACTGTGTGCGGTCCGGCAACACTCCTGCCCCGCGGTATCGAAGGCTTTGGGGTGAAGGTGACGACCGATTTGGGTGAAGCCTTAGAAAATGTGGATGTGATCTATGCGTTGCGCATTCAGATGGAACGTCAAGGCAAGGCGCTGTTTCCGAGTGTGGGCGAATATGTGCGTCTCTTTCGCATCGATCGTGATGCCCTGTGCTATGCGCCGGACCATGCCATAGTGATGCACCCCGGTCCGATCAATCGTGATCTGGAACTGTCGACGGAAGTGGCCGATGGGCCGCGCAGTGTTATTTTAAAACAA